The genomic stretch TGAACTATAACAGCAGAAATAACAATTTAATGTAAACCATGAAAAGACTGAGGAAAAggttatatataaaaaaaataaaaaaaagaatgtctgTGTCCATTAGTGGTGTTACCTGCTGTCTCAATAGAAGGAGTCTTTGGACTTCTGTGTAGGCAGCCTGCAGGGCATTGCGAGCCTGGACCAGAGACTTGTCCAGATCCTGCAATGAGTGACTCAGCTCATCCTCTCTCAGAGACACTGCCAAGAGCTGGTCCATTTGGCTCTGGTCTGTTCGgtaggaaaacaagaaaaacatatacacacactgcaatTTATTGGatgacttttttaattgtaatcTGATGACCAAAATGGGATCAAAACGTCctacaaatatatttttggtgtgtcagctctcttttttaatttatgccATTTCCAATAGACTTTTACCTACATGTTAGTGTACATATATTTTCACTTGAAACACATGATACACTTGTCACTGCATGTTAGAATTACACATTATGGAAATCCTAAATAAAAGCACTCAATATATCAGAATCACctttgtttgactttgtttttttctttttcccactTGGCTCCTTATCAGAAATGTCATCATTCTGTAAGAACACACAACAATTTAATTTCCAATTCATACAAAAAACGTGTATCACCAAGATGTTACAGCTGTGCCCAACACTTAACACTGTATAATACTCACCATGTTGTGTTTCCTCTTGCTGGCACTACTGTTGGCTCTTAAATCTCCATTCTCATCCTTCAAGTTCAGCTCCACCTTCACAGAGAGAGCTTTGACTGTCTTACTGCTGCAGCCTTCCAGTGCTGCACCAGGCTGCTCCAAAGGCTCCTGCAGCTGAGAAGCTGACTGTGTTTCTGGATGAGAGTCATTATTTGTTGTATGCTGGGGCAGAGGAGGTAGATTGGTCCAGTGTGCACCTGAAGGACTGTTTGGGAACGACTCCCAGTGAAAGCCTTCTGACAGACTTATGTCATTGTCCCTTGCTTGTGTTGAGCTTTCTTGGTCAGACAGAGGGTTCACAAACTGAATTCCAAACCTGTCACACACagaattaatacaaaaaaaaaacactgtaactTATGGCAAACAAAGGGTAAAACGGATACAGTTGAAAAGACAAGAAGAGGTTTACCTGGGTGTTCCTTTGccacttttctgctttttcatttttgtctcttcagATATCATCCTCCAGTTTGACTTACTCTTGGCCCCTGATGAGCTGAACAATTTATTCAGGGTAGGTTTAAGCCCAGCCTCTTCCCCCCCCTGAACTTTGGCTAAGTCGTGAGCAACCCGCACCTTTTGGGTGACGTTCAGGTTGGGCTCAGAGGATGTGGTCGAGCACTGGCTGTCGGTGGTCCCCTGAGCTTCTCTCTCCCTGCTGTTTGATGGTCCATTTGAGTAACTTGCAAACATTGAGCTCTTCTCACAATGCTGAGTTGTTCCTTTTGTCACTTTGAATGTTGCCTGCTTGTTACCAACATTGGAGGTATCAGTGCTGTTGACCTGTGAAGATTGCACAGGTGAAGCATCAGGAGAGGTGATGTGAAGTGTAGCACTGATGACATCGTTCCTAAAGGAGCCACCTGTCCGCTGCTCTTTCTCAGCTCCAGCTTGTTGAGTGGTGCTGTGATCAGCCACCCGGACGCCTACATCACTGTTCTGCTTCCGGGCTTCACGGTCAGCTCTGCAAGGCTCCCTCACGCCCAGTGCTCTCCTGATTTGCCGTAGCATTGCACTGACATCGACGTCCCGTATGGGAGCTGCGTTGGCGGATCCGTTTGCTGGATCCGGTTGAGCTGAACATTCTCGTGCTGGCTGAGTAGATCCCGTACTCTCATTCTGGTCATGAACAAAGATGATGGCTCCATTATGAGGAAGGTGATCACTGGTAAAGTCTCCATCGTATTTCTGGTTGTAATAGCCTATCTGGCTGATGGGTTTTCTTCCTGGCTTGTTGTCTGGTCTTCTAACAAGTCTGCCTGTTTGGGAGGTCTCAATTTTGACCGAAAAGTTTTCATCATACCTTAGCTGCTGAGCTGATTGGGTGAACTGGTCTCGAACATGAGGGGAATGACCTGCAGGCTCCCTTGACAAACAAGGCAATCTTCCACTTTGATTCTGCAGAGTTGATTCTCTTTGGTGAAGAGGCCTTTGCAGACTGGACACTTTATTCTCTTTGTTCTGAACAACAGCATTGTTTCCTCCTTGCTGGTAGGTTTTCTCTTGCAGTCTCCTCATCTTCACTTGTTTGGAATTGTTTTTATGGCTGGCTCCTTGTTGCATGTTTGCACGCTGCTGACCAGCTACTtgcttctgtttctttttttccttgcaCTTTACTTTCTTCCTTTAATAGAAACCAAATCCAGAGTTAGTCAAACATATTACAACATAGAGAGTATAAATATGCAAACAGATAAACAGGTGAAATTATTACTCCTCTTTTTTTAGTGTCTTGTTTCTCTTCAAGATGTGGTCCATGGTCTCTTTGCTCAGAGTCTTACACAGAGAGATGGGCTTTATATTTTTAGCAATCAAACTCTTCAACTCGGCTTTGTGTTGCGCAGTGGTAATGTGCTCAGCATACTGATTTAAGCCCATGGAAGATGCTTTACACGCCTGGCAGTCATGAAATGAATCCCTGtcaatggaaaaacacaacaacattttgtCAGTTATAAGTAGATGTCTGAGTTAATGCATGTTAGGATTATGTTATCTCAGTAAGGCAGGAAAAGACTCTGGGGCTAGGTTATCATTTGATTTTGTTCACACAACACCTGACTTTTAGTACAATAGCAAACAAATCTCTAAACTTAACTCTTAAGTCTTAATAAAATTGGTACTCTTTGAGCTATGAACACGTGAGGTGGCACAACAACGTTTTGGAGATTCAATACCCAGCTGAGGGGAATACTCCAACCTTGACATGCTTTGCATAAGCTGCCATCGTTTTTCATACTATGCCTCCAACCAAAGTGTCTTAGGAAGGGCATTATGTATGTTTGCTGGTGTATTTTGCAAATATTGTGAACAATAATTGCTTAAAAGAGAACagttacacatttgtatttctgACAAATATCACTCACTTGCCCAGCACTGTCTCCAGCTCTCTGTGATGCAGCATACCATGCACATGCTCGAGTGCTTCCTGTAGTTAAGAGAAAATATGTCCAAAGTATACATCATTTAGAATGTCTGTAGGTTGGGGGGCATACTAGCCAGCACagttaatcatttaaatgtctTGGTCAAGTTGGAGCCACTTACAATTTTCAAATAAGACCTGCGACACAAAACACAGTAGTTTTTGATGGCCTTCTGGGAGAACCGTGGGTGGCTGGACTTCTTCTTCCCAGGCGTTTTGCCCACCTTGCCAGGTGGGGTTTGAACATGTGCCATTTCTGGAGAGGTGAAACAAGAACAGGGTATAACTTAACCTATAGCTATGCAGTAGCACTACATATGGGGTGAATAAAGCCCAACTGCAGTGTCTCACTGTAATACTATCATCGCAGAATAAAGAGTGTAGCCCATAAAATATTACGTGAGATATACGTGGTATTTACGTCAAATCGGTAGGCTATTAGGTGACTGCTGGGCACAGTTAACAACCCATTCTAACGTTACACTGCAATCGTCGAGTCTAAACTTATAACGTTAATGTTCACAGTAGCACAACGTGGTTGTCAAGTTAGAACTAGCCAGCGTTCACGTTAGAGGTGGACTAAATAGATCAACGCTCCCCGCGTTACAATGCACACAAGCTGGTGGGCATGTTAACGGCATTTAGGTAAATTGTTAATGACAAGATGTTAAGTAGCAATATGAATATTACCAGACAAATTTCACATGGTAACAAAACTCAACTGCAGCTAAGACGCCATGTTTGCTTACGTAAATTACGTCATGTTTCCGCTGGCCAATCGTTAGCTAAAAATGACACCGGAAGTTTGGCGGTGGTGTCCTTCTCGATCTACCTTCAAGTGTTTAAAATATGGGATAAGAGCATAGACCGTCATACGTTATATGAGATATTTTTACGCTCTAATGAGCCACATGGGACCAGCGTTACACGTAGAAGAGGAGTTTTGCCAAAAACGACATAGACTGGAGCTACATATTACAAATACTACATATTTACCGGATGTAAAAAGAAGCAGTTTCAAAGATTTTCTATGAGCAGCACTACAGAACGTTGTGAATAGATGAAACGTTGTGTACTATTGTGTAATAACAtacttaatttatatttattttgctgaCATCAGCTATTTACACAGCTACAATTTCTATTTAGCATAGCAATTCGCGAATGACTTTAGTATACGTGTTGCCAGGTGTCGCGAGAGCCTGTtgctgagacagaaacaggtttcgaacatagactgtatatatattatataattaatattaacggtctatggtttcgaacaaagttaattttttcctgactttacttttttgggggggatcgGTCAAATGTGTTCACAAGCCTTGTCGTCTCCTAAAGAGGCGTGGCATACATCCATGGGCGAAACCCACGTGACAGAGATACAGGAAATCACACTGAGTTGGGGTTTGGGcgtctcttttcctcttctctaaATACTCTGTACAAACCGTATCTGGCAGTTTATATTGTTTTGTCGCCAACTGACTATTGAAAAATTATTCAAGTTAAAATGTGCAACGGCTGTGTACAAAAAGAATACCCAGACCGGGTAAGTCTGACAAACACAAGCTAATTTACGCTAAATGTATTGATACTGATACTATTGTTACCTGATAGATTAATTATTTAGCTAAGTTAGGTGAATCAACCACCTGAAGCGATGATGTCCTGCTCAAGTAAAACGTTACAATTCAGGGTGAAAgcaaaaagaaattcaggaTGAAAGCAAAAAGAGTTTCATGTGATGCTGTTCTTGTGATTTCCTGCCCAGGGGAACACTTGTTTGGAGAATGGCTCTTACCTGATGAACTACCAGGGCTGTGCCAACTGCCATCAGAGGGACTTTGTGCTGATCAGCAATAAAGCCACAGAGGATGATGATGGAGAGGAGATCGTAACATACGACCGTTAGTCATTTTCTTGAGCTCCTGACACATTTTTACCAACCAGTTCCTAAAAACCTTCAGTCATTtgtgcactgtttttttttttaaaagtcccTTTGTGTCCTCCAAGGTAAATCCTAATGCTGCAGCATGCAGTGCTATATCTAGGGAATAGGGTGCTTCCAACGTTGTGGCAACCCATTTTGGGGAAGATGTTTTTCCTGTTTCAACATGCCACATtccataaagaaatgttttcccAATTGGGGTGGAAGAATTTGACTGGCTTGCACACAGCTCTGACCTCATCCCCATTTCTATACCTTTAGGGTGAACTGGAATATCAGCTGTGAGCCAGGACATATCCCCCAACATCAGTCACCGACCTCACTAATGCTCTTGTGGCTCAATGGGACCAAATCCCTGCAGCCAAGTTCCGAAATCATGTGGAAAGCCTTTGAAGAAGGGTGGAGGCAGTTATAGCAGCATATTAAGGTGTCTGAATGGATTTGGCTATATAGCATATTTCTTTAGAAGGTcttgttaaaaaagcaaaaagtacCAGAATCTTTCATAATTCACCAAAAGTTAGCAGCTACTAGTGTTAATAATCCCAACCTTGTAAGAAACGCTACCAAGCATGTTTAACAATAATCCACTAATGTCCATTTATCCTTCCAGATGTTTGCAAAAATTGTGACCATGTCATCGCCAGGCATGAATACACTTTCTCTGTTGTTGATGAATACCAGGTAAGGCATCTCTACACTGGTTTATTGACCTTTAAATGCGTAATAGGGCCAAACCTGTTATACATTGTATCATAGACTTCAGGCTCCTGTGGGAGAAAGGAGAAGGAGCACTTATAAGCTGTTTTATATCCCAGTTTGGTCTGCTGTATTGTATTGaagtttgtttgtctgttctgatgtttgatgatgatgttgaggGTGGT from Etheostoma cragini isolate CJK2018 chromosome 18, CSU_Ecrag_1.0, whole genome shotgun sequence encodes the following:
- the LOC117961696 gene encoding zinc finger protein 106-like isoform X2, which gives rise to MAHVQTPPGKVGKTPGKKKSSHPRFSQKAIKNYCVLCRRSYLKIEALEHVHGMLHHRELETVLGKDSFHDCQACKASSMGLNQYAEHITTAQHKAELKSLIAKNIKPISLCKTLSKETMDHILKRNKTLKKEKKVKCKEKKKQKQVAGQQRANMQQGASHKNNSKQVKMRRLQEKTYQQGGNNAVVQNKENKVSSLQRPLHQRESTLQNQSGRLPCLSREPAGHSPHVRDQFTQSAQQLRYDENFSVKIETSQTGRLVRRPDNKPGRKPISQIGYYNQKYDGDFTSDHLPHNGAIIFVHDQNESTGSTQPARECSAQPDPANGSANAAPIRDVDVSAMLRQIRRALGVREPCRADREARKQNSDVGVRVADHSTTQQAGAEKEQRTGGSFRNDVISATLHITSPDASPVQSSQVNSTDTSNVGNKQATFKVTKGTTQHCEKSSMFASYSNGPSNSREREAQGTTDSQCSTTSSEPNLNVTQKVRVAHDLAKVQGGEEAGLKPTLNKLFSSSGAKSKSNWRMISEETKMKKQKSGKGTPRFGIQFVNPLSDQESSTQARDNDISLSEGFHWESFPNSPSGAHWTNLPPLPQHTTNNDSHPETQSASQLQEPLEQPGAALEGCSSKTVKALSVKVELNLKDENGDLRANSSASKRKHNMNDDISDKEPSGKKKKTKSNKDQSQMDQLLAVSLREDELSHSLQDLDKSLVQARNALQAAYTEVQRLLLLRQQFTAEVNSLRSQRIEILQGMQGGYTGASNVAEKATFSSAGANASVQPRLSPLPSFSAFPTFYSQQQSPTNPASSISPLALPAMPVKQEIVQLTPAGQASPFPITLSCNPDILQVPANQPLLPSLLHQSPHLAAHTTAVTPLNQLKTECSTSANTNNLPESSAGQQTVRMSADSDSEEEMGGNLCIEQVKEKEPVAEKPVSTFDPKRGQNASAAAPDDDGGNESDASVKMVEPSGLVVIDIDESDSEAAPNVPVHQEPPEKSVSVEFSSLSTQTSQQNYTERKVEAKFVPVDAVEDEEPSVGSFFNHTGPVHGLHVHEGRLYTCSGDNTARAYSLMTRECQAVFEGHTNKVNCLLVSSLPNVPSRLYTGSSDQTIRCFSIKTTKCLEQISLSDRVLCLHIAWNILYAGLANGAVASYELKTLKNLDVLECHGPRGVSCLGTAQEGARRVLLVGSYDSTISVRDAKSGLLLRTLEGHTKTVLCMKVVNDLVFSGSSDTSVHAHNIHTGELVRIYKGHDHAVTSIVILGKVMVTACLDKLVRVYELQSHDRLQVYGGHSDMVMCMAVHKSVIYTGCYDGSVQAVKLNLMKNYRCWWQNCALIFGMVEHLVQHLVRDHSNPNLQAVKCRWRGCSTFFGTQQSVKQKLPEHMKRHVESDSTIQP
- the LOC117961696 gene encoding zinc finger protein 106-like isoform X1, with product MAHVQTPPGKVGKTPGKKKSSHPRFSQKAIKNYCVLCRRSYLKIEALEHVHGMLHHRELETVLGKDSFHDCQACKASSMGLNQYAEHITTAQHKAELKSLIAKNIKPISLCKTLSKETMDHILKRNKTLKKEEKKVKCKEKKKQKQVAGQQRANMQQGASHKNNSKQVKMRRLQEKTYQQGGNNAVVQNKENKVSSLQRPLHQRESTLQNQSGRLPCLSREPAGHSPHVRDQFTQSAQQLRYDENFSVKIETSQTGRLVRRPDNKPGRKPISQIGYYNQKYDGDFTSDHLPHNGAIIFVHDQNESTGSTQPARECSAQPDPANGSANAAPIRDVDVSAMLRQIRRALGVREPCRADREARKQNSDVGVRVADHSTTQQAGAEKEQRTGGSFRNDVISATLHITSPDASPVQSSQVNSTDTSNVGNKQATFKVTKGTTQHCEKSSMFASYSNGPSNSREREAQGTTDSQCSTTSSEPNLNVTQKVRVAHDLAKVQGGEEAGLKPTLNKLFSSSGAKSKSNWRMISEETKMKKQKSGKGTPRFGIQFVNPLSDQESSTQARDNDISLSEGFHWESFPNSPSGAHWTNLPPLPQHTTNNDSHPETQSASQLQEPLEQPGAALEGCSSKTVKALSVKVELNLKDENGDLRANSSASKRKHNMNDDISDKEPSGKKKKTKSNKDQSQMDQLLAVSLREDELSHSLQDLDKSLVQARNALQAAYTEVQRLLLLRQQFTAEVNSLRSQRIEILQGMQGGYTGASNVAEKATFSSAGANASVQPRLSPLPSFSAFPTFYSQQQSPTNPASSISPLALPAMPVKQEIVQLTPAGQASPFPITLSCNPDILQVPANQPLLPSLLHQSPHLAAHTTAVTPLNQLKTECSTSANTNNLPESSAGQQTVRMSADSDSEEEMGGNLCIEQVKEKEPVAEKPVSTFDPKRGQNASAAAPDDDGGNESDASVKMVEPSGLVVIDIDESDSEAAPNVPVHQEPPEKSVSVEFSSLSTQTSQQNYTERKVEAKFVPVDAVEDEEPSVGSFFNHTGPVHGLHVHEGRLYTCSGDNTARAYSLMTRECQAVFEGHTNKVNCLLVSSLPNVPSRLYTGSSDQTIRCFSIKTTKCLEQISLSDRVLCLHIAWNILYAGLANGAVASYELKTLKNLDVLECHGPRGVSCLGTAQEGARRVLLVGSYDSTISVRDAKSGLLLRTLEGHTKTVLCMKVVNDLVFSGSSDTSVHAHNIHTGELVRIYKGHDHAVTSIVILGKVMVTACLDKLVRVYELQSHDRLQVYGGHSDMVMCMAVHKSVIYTGCYDGSVQAVKLNLMKNYRCWWQNCALIFGMVEHLVQHLVRDHSNPNLQAVKCRWRGCSTFFGTQQSVKQKLPEHMKRHVESDSTIQP
- the churc1 gene encoding protein Churchill, with protein sequence MCNGCVQKEYPDRGNTCLENGSYLMNYQGCANCHQRDFVLISNKATEDDDGEEIVTYDHVCKNCDHVIARHEYTFSVVDEYQEYTMLCMLCGKAEDSISVLPDDPRQSAPLF